A single window of Myxococcales bacterium DNA harbors:
- a CDS encoding AMMECR1 domain-containing protein, which translates to MARAQTRLSLNAFPFGALSRPLTKTERTRVQGHVTKLLAWQRTLIRWPSARAAGFPAAVPFVSIYAGGRLLGCFGTPEGSAAERLSRAFLLALHDGRFASPAGQRDALAIEVAYPRSPVRLNRLELESALEPGHHAIGFAKSGAPPVLLLPSVARDGGLEVQANLELVARKAGVTPDALAEGALFVCEMETLVVRARPHVASKLDSREQAARWLARRIDGAGGIEFGCDPRTGQRALRGEFHHGRSAIVIRALDEHGTEPALVRRAKRCLLAEIRAGLRGTAPPGWPRSVPEVAGTLALALMAGVDVRRELAALAKHRHLARVPWHAAQVVLALGKDAPPALWRACVTDLAATPWAPWTCMAARALGDGPTLARTTRALLASVRSTEPYRGGVGKTSTPELALTAVVVEALAGDESRAALGAIRDAQAFLRRWQHVDPIPAAYAPEVARGGFPLAPIAPLQRADVTAHALRALSVPA; encoded by the coding sequence ATGGCGCGCGCGCAAACGCGGCTCAGCCTGAACGCTTTCCCGTTCGGAGCCCTGTCCCGCCCGCTCACGAAGACGGAGCGCACACGGGTCCAGGGACACGTGACGAAGCTGCTCGCGTGGCAGCGCACCCTGATCCGCTGGCCAAGCGCCAGGGCCGCCGGTTTTCCCGCCGCGGTGCCGTTTGTGTCCATCTACGCGGGCGGACGCCTCCTCGGCTGCTTTGGCACACCCGAAGGCAGCGCCGCGGAGCGTCTCTCCCGAGCGTTCCTCCTGGCGCTCCACGACGGGCGTTTTGCCTCGCCCGCCGGGCAGCGTGATGCCCTCGCGATCGAGGTGGCGTATCCGCGCTCACCCGTCCGATTGAACCGCCTCGAGCTCGAGTCCGCGCTCGAACCCGGACACCATGCGATCGGTTTCGCGAAATCGGGCGCGCCGCCGGTGCTGCTCTTGCCGTCGGTGGCGCGGGACGGTGGGCTCGAAGTCCAGGCCAATCTCGAGCTGGTGGCAAGGAAGGCCGGTGTCACGCCGGACGCGCTGGCAGAAGGCGCGCTGTTCGTTTGTGAGATGGAGACACTCGTCGTACGCGCTCGACCCCACGTTGCATCGAAGCTGGACTCACGAGAGCAAGCAGCACGTTGGCTTGCGCGCCGCATCGACGGCGCCGGCGGCATCGAGTTCGGCTGTGATCCCCGCACGGGTCAGCGCGCGCTCCGCGGTGAATTTCATCACGGCCGCTCCGCGATCGTCATCCGTGCGCTCGACGAACACGGCACGGAGCCCGCGCTCGTGAGACGCGCCAAGCGCTGCCTCCTGGCTGAGATTCGCGCGGGACTGCGCGGAACCGCGCCGCCCGGTTGGCCGCGCTCCGTCCCCGAAGTCGCGGGCACGCTCGCGCTCGCGCTCATGGCGGGAGTCGATGTTCGGCGCGAGCTCGCCGCCCTGGCGAAACACCGGCACCTCGCGAGAGTCCCTTGGCACGCGGCGCAGGTGGTGCTTGCTCTGGGCAAGGACGCGCCGCCTGCGCTCTGGCGAGCGTGCGTCACAGATCTCGCAGCGACCCCTTGGGCGCCGTGGACGTGCATGGCGGCCCGCGCGCTCGGAGATGGCCCAACCCTCGCCCGCACCACGCGCGCGCTGCTGGCGTCGGTGCGCAGCACCGAGCCCTACCGAGGCGGCGTCGGCAAGACATCGACCCCGGAGCTGGCGTTGACGGCTGTGGTCGTCGAGGCCCTCGCCGGCGACGAGAGTCGCGCCGCGCTCGGAGCGATCCGCGACGCACAGGCATTCTTGCGGCGCTGGCAGCACGTAGACCCCATCCCCGCGGCCTACGCTCCCGAGGTCGCCCGCGGCGGGTTCCCCCTCGCGCCCATCGCCCCGCTCCAGCGCGCGGACGTGACCGCGCACGCGCTCCGCGCCCTCAGTGTGCCGGCGTAA
- a CDS encoding YceI family protein yields MTRSTLTFAAIIAAGLGLTAAAQARWVDAGDVDVGFLARGPAGMKINGSAPELKAQEKDGKLTVTVPLGNLETGMKLRNKHLRGYLETDKYPDATLSVKRAKLKEPANDETVSSSATGDFTLHGVTKSVKFNYRAKRTGSDYHVQGLASVDLRDFDVEVPCYLGVCVDPTVKLKVKFKLRDVD; encoded by the coding sequence ATGACTCGATCGACGCTGACTTTCGCCGCCATCATTGCAGCCGGTCTTGGCCTCACCGCCGCCGCCCAGGCGCGCTGGGTGGACGCGGGCGACGTCGATGTCGGGTTCCTGGCGCGCGGGCCGGCCGGCATGAAGATCAACGGCAGCGCGCCGGAGCTCAAGGCCCAAGAAAAGGACGGCAAGCTCACGGTCACTGTCCCGCTCGGCAATCTCGAGACCGGGATGAAGCTCCGGAACAAACACCTGCGCGGGTACCTCGAGACCGACAAGTACCCAGACGCTACCTTGTCCGTGAAACGAGCTAAACTGAAGGAGCCAGCCAACGACGAGACGGTCAGCTCGAGCGCGACGGGTGATTTCACCCTGCACGGGGTGACCAAGTCGGTGAAGTTCAACTACCGCGCCAAGCGCACCGGCAGTGACTATCACGTGCAAGGTCTGGCCTCGGTAGACCTCCGCGACTTCGACGTCGAGGTTCCGTGTTATCTGGGCGTGTGCGTGGATCCGACCGTGAAGTTGAAGGTCAAGTTCAAGCTGCGCGACGTCGACTGA
- a CDS encoding DUF4215 domain-containing protein: protein MTLLRALVLVSLPALFILHACGGAPDVTQSNGGAGGTGGSAAAGGSGGGGGSGGTGITFDSGPDGADAGGVDGACPGCDAAAVCGDSVITTPESCDDGNAKPGDGCSGVCEVEPGYGCPTPGQPCVVKAAVCGDGKLSGNEACDDGNKTPGDGCSGTCTVETGWACSVPGAPCTPVTTSFCGDGAVNSGEQCDDGGTTPGDGCSATCALETGWVCPTPGKPCLKNEYCGDGVVQAGKGEACDDGGTTPGDGCSGVCTLEPGYVCLTPGKPCISIWVCGNGKVDPGESCDDGNTNASDGCAADCTQVEPGYTCPATGGPCVKAPQNTCGDAKLGGTEQCDDGNTAPGDGCSGTCQAEPGYNCPTPGQLCVPVAVCGNSKLEAGEGCDDGNKTGGDGCSGSCQIEPLFTCPTPGQLCVTTVKCGDAVIAGTEQCDDGNTGGGDGCSAACQLEAGWTCPVPGGKCVAKQCGDGILAGLEQCDDGNPASNDGCSAACKLEPGWACVTVSGKSVCHATTCGDGNKEGFEQCDDANKIPYDGCSPSCKIEPSCANGQCTPVCGDGLKFPQEACDDGNTQNGDGCSASCQIESGWSCNVVTEAPPSQLVIPILYRDFLYRGTTSPGPGHPDFEYYGGPTPSTGLVKTNLGSDSKPVFNATIGSLGTQQLTDATAFCWWYHDVGCAAGNPTGANPYSKLVYTTNGLPNGPPTTLVLAKGAGNTYQFASSAFFPVDGLGWGNAQTYNNHNFAFTSELRYQFTYQGGATPEVFDFTGDDDVWVFINGKLAVDLGGLHPAANGSITLDATAATNLGLVVGGMYEIATFQAERHTDASNYRLTLSNFVHAISQCTTSCGDGIVAGNEICDDGTVNNTGAYGKCKPNCTRGPYCGDSLTQNPPEVCDNGSNLATYGGTSQQCGPGCVWAPYCGDAVVSNGEQCDDGTVNNTGAYGKCGPSCVLGPRCGDGALQLGNGEQCDDGANNGATSSKCTLTCKLKCGNGSVDAGEECDDGSASNTGGYGKCNANCSFGPRCGDGIKNGSEQCDDGKNDGSYGTCKAGCTLADYCGDGKLTKPPETCDQGAANSATAYGTALCTNACTPAPYCGDKAVDGAFGELCDDGVNSGQPGSCTPDCKNFVPLLSCGNGIVQPPEKCDDGAANGSLASNCDIHCQLKCGNGYKDPGEQCDNGVNSGAYGTCNADCTLPGYCGDGVKNGPEQCDNGPANAPVSTAYGAGTCKVTCTWAPYCGDGYVQSAFGEQCDGVTGCNASCQWSVPK, encoded by the coding sequence ATGACGCTCCTGCGTGCGCTGGTTCTTGTTTCGCTCCCGGCGCTCTTCATCTTGCACGCCTGCGGAGGTGCGCCGGACGTGACGCAATCCAACGGCGGCGCCGGAGGCACCGGCGGCTCGGCGGCAGCGGGCGGCAGCGGCGGCGGTGGCGGCAGCGGCGGAACCGGCATCACGTTTGACAGCGGACCGGATGGGGCCGACGCCGGCGGGGTCGATGGGGCTTGCCCGGGCTGCGACGCAGCCGCGGTCTGCGGTGATTCCGTCATCACCACACCGGAGAGCTGCGACGACGGCAACGCAAAACCCGGCGACGGTTGCTCCGGCGTGTGCGAGGTCGAGCCCGGTTATGGCTGCCCCACCCCGGGTCAGCCCTGCGTGGTCAAGGCAGCGGTCTGCGGCGACGGCAAGCTCAGTGGCAACGAAGCCTGCGACGACGGCAACAAGACTCCGGGGGATGGTTGCAGCGGGACATGCACGGTCGAGACGGGCTGGGCTTGCAGCGTACCCGGCGCGCCCTGCACACCCGTGACGACCAGCTTCTGCGGAGACGGAGCCGTCAATTCCGGGGAACAGTGTGACGACGGTGGCACGACCCCGGGCGACGGCTGCAGCGCGACGTGCGCGCTCGAGACCGGTTGGGTCTGTCCGACGCCGGGTAAACCTTGTCTCAAGAACGAGTACTGCGGAGACGGCGTGGTGCAGGCTGGCAAGGGTGAGGCCTGCGACGACGGCGGCACGACCCCCGGCGACGGTTGTTCGGGGGTGTGCACCCTCGAGCCCGGCTACGTGTGTCTGACGCCCGGAAAACCCTGCATCTCGATCTGGGTCTGCGGCAACGGCAAGGTCGATCCCGGCGAGAGTTGCGATGACGGCAACACCAATGCAAGCGACGGCTGCGCCGCTGACTGCACCCAGGTCGAGCCAGGTTACACCTGTCCCGCCACGGGTGGCCCGTGTGTGAAGGCGCCGCAGAACACCTGCGGCGACGCCAAGCTCGGCGGCACCGAACAATGTGACGACGGCAACACGGCACCGGGCGACGGCTGCTCGGGCACCTGCCAGGCGGAGCCCGGCTACAACTGTCCGACTCCGGGCCAGCTGTGTGTGCCCGTCGCGGTGTGTGGCAACAGCAAGCTCGAAGCCGGTGAGGGCTGCGATGACGGCAACAAGACGGGCGGCGATGGCTGCAGTGGGTCTTGCCAGATCGAGCCACTCTTCACCTGTCCGACCCCCGGGCAGCTGTGTGTCACGACCGTGAAATGCGGCGACGCCGTGATCGCCGGCACCGAGCAGTGCGACGACGGCAACACGGGTGGAGGCGATGGTTGCAGCGCGGCGTGCCAGCTCGAGGCGGGCTGGACGTGCCCCGTCCCCGGCGGAAAATGCGTCGCGAAGCAGTGCGGAGACGGCATCCTGGCTGGGCTCGAGCAGTGCGACGACGGCAATCCTGCCAGCAACGATGGCTGCAGCGCCGCGTGCAAGCTCGAGCCGGGTTGGGCGTGCGTGACCGTGAGCGGAAAGAGCGTGTGCCACGCCACGACCTGCGGCGACGGCAACAAAGAGGGCTTCGAACAGTGCGACGACGCCAACAAGATCCCGTATGACGGCTGCTCACCGTCGTGCAAAATCGAGCCCTCGTGCGCCAACGGTCAGTGCACGCCCGTGTGCGGCGATGGCCTCAAGTTCCCGCAAGAGGCGTGTGACGATGGCAACACCCAGAACGGCGACGGCTGTTCGGCAAGCTGCCAGATCGAGAGTGGCTGGTCCTGCAACGTCGTGACCGAAGCTCCGCCGAGCCAGCTGGTGATCCCGATCTTGTATCGAGACTTCCTCTACCGGGGCACCACCTCCCCCGGCCCCGGACATCCCGATTTCGAGTACTACGGAGGCCCGACGCCGAGCACCGGGTTGGTCAAGACGAACCTCGGCAGCGACAGCAAACCCGTCTTCAACGCAACCATCGGCAGCCTGGGCACTCAGCAGCTCACGGACGCGACCGCGTTCTGCTGGTGGTATCACGACGTGGGCTGCGCTGCGGGCAACCCCACGGGCGCGAACCCGTACTCGAAGCTGGTCTACACGACCAACGGGCTGCCGAACGGCCCGCCGACGACGCTGGTCCTGGCGAAGGGCGCGGGCAACACCTACCAGTTCGCGAGCTCGGCGTTCTTCCCGGTCGACGGGCTCGGCTGGGGCAACGCCCAGACCTACAACAACCACAACTTCGCCTTCACCAGCGAGCTCCGTTACCAGTTCACTTATCAGGGCGGCGCAACCCCCGAGGTGTTCGACTTCACGGGGGACGACGACGTCTGGGTGTTCATCAACGGCAAGCTGGCGGTGGATCTGGGCGGCCTGCACCCGGCGGCCAACGGCAGCATCACGCTCGACGCGACCGCGGCCACCAACCTCGGTCTGGTCGTCGGCGGCATGTACGAAATTGCGACGTTCCAGGCCGAGCGCCACACGGACGCGTCGAACTACCGCCTGACTCTCTCCAACTTCGTGCACGCCATTTCCCAGTGCACGACCAGCTGTGGAGACGGCATCGTGGCGGGCAACGAGATCTGCGACGACGGCACCGTCAACAACACGGGCGCCTACGGCAAGTGCAAACCGAACTGTACTCGCGGGCCTTACTGCGGAGATTCGCTGACCCAGAATCCCCCCGAGGTGTGTGACAACGGCAGCAACCTGGCCACCTATGGCGGGACCTCGCAACAGTGCGGACCAGGCTGCGTCTGGGCGCCGTACTGCGGCGACGCCGTCGTCTCGAACGGCGAGCAGTGCGACGACGGCACCGTCAACAACACCGGCGCTTACGGCAAGTGTGGACCGAGCTGTGTGCTCGGCCCCCGCTGCGGCGACGGCGCGTTGCAACTCGGCAACGGTGAGCAGTGCGACGATGGCGCAAACAACGGCGCCACCAGCAGCAAGTGCACGCTGACCTGCAAGCTCAAATGCGGCAACGGCAGCGTGGACGCGGGCGAGGAGTGCGACGACGGTAGCGCCAGCAACACGGGCGGCTACGGCAAGTGCAACGCGAACTGCAGCTTCGGACCGCGCTGCGGCGACGGGATCAAGAACGGCAGCGAGCAGTGCGACGACGGGAAGAACGACGGCAGCTACGGCACCTGCAAGGCCGGCTGCACCCTGGCCGACTACTGCGGAGACGGAAAGCTGACGAAGCCGCCGGAGACCTGCGACCAGGGTGCGGCCAACAGCGCCACGGCGTACGGGACTGCCCTCTGCACCAACGCCTGCACACCGGCGCCCTACTGCGGTGACAAGGCCGTGGATGGTGCGTTCGGCGAACTGTGTGACGACGGGGTCAACAGCGGGCAGCCGGGCTCGTGTACGCCGGACTGCAAGAACTTCGTGCCGCTCCTCAGCTGCGGCAACGGCATCGTGCAACCCCCGGAGAAATGCGACGACGGGGCGGCCAACGGCTCCTTGGCTAGCAACTGCGACATTCACTGCCAGCTCAAGTGCGGCAATGGCTACAAGGATCCGGGGGAGCAGTGTGACAACGGAGTGAACAGCGGCGCCTACGGCACTTGCAATGCCGATTGCACCCTGCCCGGCTACTGTGGCGATGGCGTCAAGAACGGCCCCGAGCAGTGTGACAACGGGCCCGCCAACGCTCCGGTATCGACGGCCTACGGTGCGGGAACGTGCAAGGTGACGTGCACCTGGGCACCCTACTGCGGCGACGGCTACGTGCAGTCCGCCTTCGGCGAGCAGTGCGACGGCGTCACCGGCTGCAACGCCAGCTGTCAGTGGTCGGTTCCGAAATGA
- a CDS encoding acyl-CoA carboxylase subunit beta — translation MSMRDKVAELEARRAKIREMGGPDRVARQHERGKLTARERMDLLFDAAEWFEVGMHGRQMGAAGERGDTPADGVICGFGKVDGRMVCAAAYDFTVKGGSIGQTGEEKVTRLRKMALTGRRPMIWLIDSAGARIDPGSGHHPDELSTFAGSGHLFREQVIMSGVVPQVAAMMGPGAAGTAYIPGLADFVPMVKDIGSLALGGPPLVKAVTGQEIDEQTLGGSKVHNEVSGVADSEVKDDRACIAEVKKYLSFMPSSEGEAPPLVPCDDPIDRRDDALLDLLPENPRQTWDMYGLIKSVVDHGDYLDLKKKFGRSIITCLARIGGQSVGIVANQPKYLGGILENDSADKAARFIQICDAFNVPLVFLQDVPGFMVGSKVEHAGIIRHGAKLLHAMSAATVPKITVIVRKAYGAGYYVMCGRAYEPDLIVSWPTGEVSVMGAEGMVGIAGKKLFGGGEPDPELKKQLVELIQKNIDIYKVAGWGFVDDVIDPRDTRRAIAWGLELSANKRVERPQKKRGVMPV, via the coding sequence ATGAGCATGAGGGACAAAGTCGCCGAGCTCGAGGCGCGGCGCGCGAAGATCCGTGAGATGGGCGGCCCAGACCGCGTGGCCCGACAGCACGAGCGCGGCAAGCTCACGGCGCGCGAGCGAATGGACTTGCTGTTCGATGCCGCCGAGTGGTTCGAGGTCGGCATGCACGGGCGGCAGATGGGCGCCGCGGGCGAGCGGGGTGACACGCCCGCCGACGGCGTCATCTGCGGCTTCGGCAAGGTCGATGGACGCATGGTGTGTGCGGCGGCCTACGACTTCACCGTGAAGGGCGGCAGCATCGGGCAGACCGGCGAAGAGAAGGTGACGCGGCTGCGCAAGATGGCCCTCACGGGGCGCCGGCCCATGATCTGGCTGATCGACTCGGCGGGCGCGCGCATCGACCCCGGCAGCGGCCACCACCCGGACGAGCTCAGCACGTTCGCCGGCTCCGGCCACCTGTTTCGCGAGCAGGTCATCATGAGCGGGGTCGTGCCGCAGGTCGCGGCCATGATGGGGCCCGGGGCAGCGGGGACCGCGTACATCCCGGGGCTCGCGGACTTCGTCCCGATGGTCAAGGACATCGGCTCCCTGGCGCTCGGCGGTCCGCCGCTCGTGAAGGCGGTGACCGGTCAAGAGATCGACGAACAGACCTTGGGTGGCAGCAAGGTGCACAACGAAGTCAGCGGTGTGGCGGACTCGGAGGTCAAGGATGACCGCGCGTGTATTGCCGAAGTGAAGAAGTACTTGTCCTTCATGCCGTCGAGTGAGGGCGAGGCTCCGCCGCTGGTGCCGTGTGACGATCCCATCGACCGGCGGGACGACGCGCTGCTCGACCTCTTGCCCGAGAACCCGCGTCAGACCTGGGACATGTACGGGCTGATCAAGAGTGTGGTCGACCATGGTGACTACCTCGATCTGAAGAAGAAGTTTGGACGCAGCATCATCACCTGTCTGGCCCGCATCGGCGGGCAGAGTGTCGGCATCGTCGCGAACCAGCCGAAGTACCTCGGGGGCATCCTCGAGAACGACAGCGCGGACAAGGCCGCGCGTTTCATCCAGATCTGTGATGCGTTCAACGTGCCCCTGGTGTTTTTGCAGGACGTGCCGGGGTTCATGGTCGGCTCCAAGGTCGAGCACGCCGGGATCATTCGCCACGGCGCCAAGCTGCTGCACGCCATGAGCGCGGCGACCGTGCCGAAGATCACCGTCATCGTGCGCAAGGCCTACGGGGCGGGGTACTACGTGATGTGCGGTCGGGCGTACGAGCCGGATCTGATCGTGAGCTGGCCGACAGGCGAGGTCAGCGTGATGGGCGCCGAGGGCATGGTGGGCATCGCCGGCAAGAAGCTGTTTGGCGGGGGTGAGCCGGACCCGGAGCTGAAAAAACAGCTGGTCGAGCTGATCCAGAAGAACATCGACATCTACAAGGTCGCCGGCTGGGGTTTCGTGGACGACGTGATCGATCCCCGGGACACCCGCCGCGCCATCGCCTGGGGGCTCGAGCTCAGCGCCAACAAACGGGTCGAGCGGCCGCAAAAGAAGCGCGGCGTCATGCCGGTGTGA
- a CDS encoding protein kinase, translated as MGVPQEIGRYVLFAELASGGMATVHLGRLKGQAGFARTVAIKRSHPGFARDPEFVSMFLDEARIAARIRHPNVVSVLDVEARDGELFLVMDYIHGESLARLWKLSAGSPVPPGIAGRIVADVLYGLHAAHQARNERGEPLQVVHRDVSPQNVLVGADGTARVTDFGIAKAVNRIQTTHEGQLKGKLSYMAAEQLEEKHVDARTDVYAASVVFWELLTARRLHTSADAGATITRILSGNVHPPSRLVPDIPPEIEAIVMRGLAREIDDRFASAQDMAVALERAMRLALPAEVADWVDSLAHDSLAERARVVGELETSDTGLDSREDGSARAHELARAATASFAELEPPTEPLGFGQKSIPDTGSGALAGELGSKSNANVAHSLVPPPSPVKRLGWLSAVLVVVAGVLVVTVVFVWRAGPGTAPAASTPGLTAPANAPREVATPSAAPSVSTPVTALTEITDGAPAGSAEAVPAAENTAKRPSRGRPMSPASTPAAQKKPTFGSLSRE; from the coding sequence ATGGGAGTACCGCAAGAAATCGGCCGCTACGTGCTGTTCGCGGAGCTCGCCTCCGGCGGCATGGCCACGGTGCACCTCGGGCGACTCAAGGGACAGGCTGGCTTCGCTCGCACCGTCGCCATCAAACGCTCCCACCCGGGCTTCGCGAGGGACCCCGAATTCGTCTCGATGTTCCTGGACGAAGCCAGAATTGCGGCGCGCATCCGTCACCCCAATGTGGTGTCCGTGCTCGACGTCGAGGCGCGCGACGGCGAGCTGTTTCTGGTCATGGACTACATCCACGGCGAGTCCCTCGCCCGGCTCTGGAAGCTGTCGGCGGGCAGCCCGGTTCCACCCGGGATCGCGGGGCGGATCGTGGCGGACGTGCTCTACGGTTTGCACGCGGCGCATCAGGCAAGGAACGAACGCGGCGAGCCGCTTCAGGTCGTGCACCGGGACGTCTCACCGCAGAACGTGCTGGTCGGCGCCGACGGCACGGCGCGGGTGACGGACTTTGGCATCGCCAAGGCGGTCAACCGCATCCAGACGACCCACGAAGGACAGCTCAAGGGCAAGCTCTCCTACATGGCCGCGGAGCAGCTCGAAGAGAAACACGTCGATGCGCGCACCGACGTCTACGCGGCGTCCGTGGTTTTTTGGGAATTGCTCACCGCTCGCCGCCTGCACACGAGCGCCGACGCCGGCGCCACGATCACGCGCATCTTGAGCGGCAACGTGCACCCACCGAGTCGGTTGGTGCCCGACATTCCGCCGGAGATCGAGGCCATCGTGATGCGCGGGCTCGCGCGCGAGATCGACGACCGCTTCGCGAGTGCACAGGACATGGCCGTGGCGCTCGAGCGGGCCATGCGGCTAGCGCTACCGGCCGAGGTCGCCGACTGGGTCGACTCACTGGCGCACGACTCGCTCGCCGAACGAGCGCGGGTGGTCGGAGAGCTCGAAACCAGTGACACTGGGCTCGATTCGCGCGAAGACGGCTCGGCGCGAGCGCACGAGCTGGCACGCGCAGCGACCGCGTCGTTTGCCGAGCTGGAGCCTCCAACCGAGCCGCTTGGTTTCGGCCAGAAGAGCATCCCGGACACCGGCTCCGGTGCACTGGCCGGAGAGCTCGGCTCCAAGTCCAACGCCAACGTGGCGCACTCCCTCGTGCCGCCGCCGAGCCCGGTGAAGAGGCTCGGCTGGTTGTCGGCGGTGTTGGTTGTCGTCGCAGGCGTCTTGGTGGTGACGGTGGTGTTCGTCTGGCGCGCGGGACCCGGCACGGCTCCTGCCGCCAGCACTCCCGGGCTCACGGCACCCGCGAACGCGCCACGCGAGGTGGCGACCCCAAGCGCGGCGCCATCGGTGAGCACGCCTGTGACAGCGCTCACCGAAATCACGGACGGGGCTCCGGCTGGTTCGGCGGAAGCGGTACCCGCTGCGGAGAACACCGCGAAACGCCCGAGCCGCGGACGACCGATGTCGCCAGCGTCGACCCCGGCGGCGCAAAAAAAGCCAACGTTTGGCAGCTTGTCACGGGAGTGA
- a CDS encoding TIGR04282 family arsenosugar biosynthesis glycosyltransferase, translating into MPLSATVAIMARAPRPGSCKTRLAARIGDERAAELYRAMLLDTLDAYAALPFQRRVVLAAPEHDGVAAVRALVPAEWTVESQVGADLGSRLAHGRTALGTGRVVLASSDSPTAPLVGLARALAEWSDPRRVLLGPCEDGGYYLIGLAEDVPRVFEGVPWSTADVCATTQRRCAELGLEVLELERTFDVDEPADLDRLRLELEAHPERAPRTAALVGGA; encoded by the coding sequence ATGCCGCTTTCCGCCACCGTCGCCATCATGGCCCGCGCGCCGCGTCCCGGCTCGTGCAAGACGCGACTCGCCGCTCGCATCGGGGACGAACGCGCTGCCGAGCTGTACCGCGCGATGCTGCTCGATACCCTGGACGCTTACGCGGCGCTGCCGTTTCAGCGGCGAGTCGTGCTCGCGGCCCCAGAGCACGACGGTGTGGCGGCAGTGCGCGCGCTGGTCCCAGCAGAGTGGACGGTGGAGTCGCAGGTCGGGGCGGATCTCGGCTCGCGATTGGCGCACGGGCGCACGGCGCTCGGAACCGGGAGGGTGGTGCTCGCGAGCAGTGATTCGCCGACGGCGCCCCTCGTGGGCCTCGCGCGCGCTCTCGCCGAGTGGTCCGATCCCCGGCGGGTGCTGCTCGGCCCGTGTGAAGACGGAGGGTATTACCTGATTGGTCTGGCCGAGGACGTCCCGCGAGTCTTCGAGGGGGTTCCCTGGAGCACCGCGGACGTGTGCGCGACGACGCAGCGCCGCTGCGCCGAGCTTGGGCTCGAGGTGCTCGAGCTCGAGCGCACCTTCGACGTCGACGAACCCGCCGACCTCGACCGGCTCCGGCTCGAGCTCGAGGCCCACCCGGAGCGGGCACCGCGCACCGCCGCGCTGGTTGGTGGCGCGTGA
- a CDS encoding ferritin-like domain-containing protein has protein sequence MAATALTLNRTFTQTPLARQHERFMAKGVVRRPRAIPWRRFQRSRYPEPALALAAHEMSALALGEYIAVDQFSRIASALALNGVPMDLVSTAAAIPADEIRHSDYTLRFASLLTGRDVALPLHPPDYLARFRKDIDLPALDLIMVELPTIAETLAAALLKACTDHATDPVAKAVFASILSDEVHHLRLGWYYLTWRSAVWTRAERQRVADHAAGLIMGVERQFWQGRDAPPGSKQAARALGVLDTKSQRRVVKDVMQNEIVPGLDALGLGASHAWRARKRGSA, from the coding sequence ATGGCGGCCACCGCGCTCACGCTCAATCGCACCTTCACCCAGACTCCACTGGCTCGGCAGCACGAGCGTTTCATGGCCAAGGGCGTCGTGCGACGGCCGCGGGCCATACCCTGGAGGCGCTTTCAGCGTTCGCGTTACCCTGAGCCAGCACTCGCGCTCGCAGCCCACGAGATGAGCGCGCTGGCGCTGGGTGAGTACATCGCGGTCGATCAGTTCTCACGCATTGCGTCGGCGCTGGCCCTGAATGGGGTGCCCATGGATCTGGTGTCGACCGCCGCTGCGATCCCGGCGGACGAGATCCGCCACAGTGACTACACGCTGCGGTTTGCGTCGCTGCTCACCGGGCGCGACGTTGCCCTGCCGCTGCACCCGCCGGACTATCTGGCCCGCTTCCGCAAGGACATCGATCTCCCCGCCCTCGATCTGATCATGGTCGAGCTGCCCACCATCGCCGAGACCCTGGCGGCGGCGTTGCTCAAGGCCTGCACCGACCACGCAACCGATCCGGTCGCCAAGGCGGTGTTCGCTTCCATTCTGAGTGACGAGGTCCATCACCTGCGCCTGGGCTGGTACTACCTGACCTGGCGCTCGGCGGTGTGGACACGAGCCGAACGCCAACGCGTCGCCGACCATGCCGCCGGACTCATCATGGGCGTCGAGCGTCAGTTCTGGCAGGGGCGCGACGCGCCACCGGGCAGCAAACAGGCTGCGCGCGCCCTCGGTGTGCTCGACACGAAGTCGCAGCGGCGTGTGGTGAAGGACGTGATGCAAAACGAGATCGTGCCGGGGCTCGACGCCCTCGGCCTGGGTGCCTCCCACGCATGGCGCGCGCGCAAACGCGGCTCAGCCTGA